In Aythya fuligula voucher JS04 mitochondrion, complete genome, the sequence ATCTCCTCCCCCCTCCTAGTACTATCCTGCTGACTACTCCCACTTATAATTATAGCAAGCCAAAATCACCTCCAACAAGAGCCCCTATCACGAAAACGAACCTTCATTTCAACCCTAATCATAGTCCAACCATTTATCCTCCTAGCCTTCTCCACCACAGAACTAGCACTATTTTACATTGCATTCGAAGCCACACTCATCCCAACCCTAATTCTAATCACACGATGAGGCAACCAGCCTGAACGCCTAAGCGCTGGCACCTACCTGTTATTCTACACCCTGGTAAGCTCACTTCCCCTTCTAATCACAATCATACACCTATACGTAAAAATCGGCACCCTACACCTACCAACCCTAGAACTAACCCATCCAACCCTATCCACCTCATGAACAAGCATCCTCTCAGGCCTAGCGCTGCTCATAGCGTTTATAGTAAAAGCCCCATTATACGGCCTACACCTTTGACTACCAAAAGCCCACGTAGAGGCTCCCATTGCAGGCTCAATGCTCCTTGCCGCCCTCCTATTAAAACTAGGAGGCTATGGAATTATACGAGTCACACTACTAATAGGACCACTGTCTAACCTCCTCCACTACCCCTTCCTAACCCTAGCCCTGTGAGGTGCCCTAATAACCAGCTCAATCTGCCTCCGACAAACGGACCTAAAATCACTAATCGCCTACTCATCCGTCAGCCACATGGGGCTAGTCATCGCGGCAGGAATGATCCAAACCCACTGATCATTCTCGGGGGCAATAATCCTAATGATCTCCCACGGACTAACCTCCTCCATGCTATTCTGCCTAGCTAACACGAACTACGAACGCACACACAGCCGAATCCTACTACTCACGCGAGGCCTCCAACCCCTACTGCCACTCATGGCTACTTGATGACTACTAGCCAACCTAACAAACATGGCCCTCCCCCCAACAACGAACCTCATGGCAGAACTAACCATCATAGTTACCCTATTCAACTGATCTGCTCTCACAATCATCCTAACAGGAATTGCCACCCTACTAACCGCATCATACACCCTATTCATACTGCTAATCACCCAACGAGGCTCAATCCCCTCCCACATCACATCTATCCAAAACTCAACCACACGAGAACACCTACTCATAACACTCCACATTATCCCCATGTTCCTCTTAATCCTCAAACCCGAACTAATCTCTGGAACCCCCTTATGCAAGCATAGTTTAAACCAAACATTAGATTGTGATCCTAAAAATAGAAGTTCAAATCTTCTTGCCTGCCGAGGGGAGGTTAAACCAGCAAGAACTGCTAATTCTTGCATCTGGGCTTTAAACCCCAGCCCCCTTACTTTTAAAGGATAACAGTAATCCGCTGGTCTTAGGAACCATCTATCTTGGTGCAACTCCAAGTAAAAGTAGTGAATACAACACTGCTCATCAACTCCCTCACACTACTCACACTAGCAACCCTCCTAACCCCCATCGTTCTCCCACTCCTCTTCAAAAACTTCAAAAACACCCCTCTCACCATCACTCGCACCGTAAAAGCTGCATTCCTAACAAGCCTACTCCCAGCAACTACATTCATTTACTCCGGACTAGAGTCCATTACCTGCCACTGAGAATGAAAGTTCATCATAAACTTCAAAATTCCACTTAGTCTAAAAATAGACCAATACTCAATAACATTCCTCCCCATCGCCCTATTCGTAACCTGGTCCATCCTGCAATTTGCCATGTGGTACATGGCCTCTGAACCATACGTAACAAAATTCTTTACCTACCTACTAACATTCCTGATTGCCATACTACTCCTGACAACTGCAAACAACATATTCCTCCTATTTATTGGCTGAGAAGGAGTAGGGATCATATCCTTTCTCCTCATCGGCTGATGGCAGGGCCGAGCAGAAGCTAACACCGCCGCCCTGCAGGCCGTAATCTACAACCGAATTGGAGACATCGGCCTAATCCTGAGCATAGCATGACTGGCATCAACCTTCAACACCTGAGAGATCCAGCAAGCCGTACACCCCCACCAAACCCCCATTCTCCCCCTCATAGGACTAATCCTCGCAGCCGCAGGAAAATCCGCACAATTTGGCCTACACCCATGACTACCCGCAGCGATAGAAGGCCCAACCCCCGTATCCGCCCTATTACACTCCAGCACCATAGTAGTGGCCGGAATCTTCCTACTCATCCGCATACACCCGCTACTAGCCACTAACCAAACAGCCCTAACCACATGCCTATGCCTAGGCGCCCTATCAACCCTATTCGCCGCCACATGCGCTCTAACCCAAAATGACATCAAAAAAATCATCGCCTTCTCAACATCCAGCCAACTCGGGCTGATAATAGTCGCCATCGGACTAAATCTCCCACAACTGGCATTTCTACACATCTCAACTCACGCCTTCTTCAAGGCCATACTATTCCTATGCTCAGGGTCCATCATCCACAGCTTAAACGGAGAACAAGACATCCGAAAAATAGGCGGCCTACAAAAAATGCTCCCAGTCACCACTTCCTGCCTAACTATCGGCAACCTGGCACTTATAGGAACCCCATTCCTAGCCGGGTTCTACTCAAAAGATCTCATCATCGAAAGCCTAAATACATCCTACCTAAACACTTGGGCCCTATCACTGACCCTCCTAGCTACAGCATTCACCGCAACCTACAGCATTCGCATAACCCTGTTAGTCCAAGCCGGACAAACCCGCATCCCCCCAATAATACCAGTAAACGAAAACAACCCACTAATCACCGCCCCCCTAACTCGGCTCGCCCTCGGCAGCATCACGGCAGGGATACTGATCACCTCCTTCATCACGCCAGCCAAAACACCCCCAATAACTATACCCCTCGTCACTAAGACTGCTGCCATCCTAGTAACAATCCTAGGAATTATCCTAGCCCTTGAACTCTCAAACATAACACACACCCTCACCCACCCTAAACCAAACCACCTCATAAACTTCTCCTCCCTACTAGGATACTTTAACCCCCTAGTCCACCGATTCTGCTCCAAAACTCTACTAGAAAAGGGCCAAAACATTGCCTTACACCTAATCGACCTCTCCTGACTCAAAAAAATAGGACCAGAGGGCCTTGCTGAACTGCAAGTAGCCGCAAGCAAAGCCGCAACCCTAGCACACACAGGGCTTATCAAAACCTACTTAGGGTCCTTCGCCCTATCTATTTTAGTAATGATCTTAACCACACAAACCCTCTAATGGCCCCCAACATCCGCAAATCCCACCCCCTACTAAAAATAATCAACAACTCCCTAATTGACCTCCCCGCACCCTCTAACATCTCTGCCTGATGAAACTTCGGGTCCCTACTCGCCGTCTGCCTAGCCACGCAAATTCTAACAGGCCTCCTACTAGCCATGCACTACACCGCAGACACCTCCCTCGCCTTCTCCTCAGTCGCCAATACATGCCGAAACGTCCAATACGGCTGACTCATCCGCAACCTACATGCCAACGGCGCCTCATTCTTCTTCATCTGCATCTACCTGCACATCGGACGAGGCTTCTACTATGGCTCCTACCTATACAAAGAAACCTGAAACACAGGAGTGATCCTTCTACTCACTCTTATAGCGACTGCCTTTGTAGGCTATGTCCTACCATGAGGGCAGATATCATTCTGAGGAGCCACCGTAATCACCAACCTATTCTCAGCCCTCCCATACATCGGGCAAACCCTTGTAGAATGGGCCTGAGGGGGATTCTCAGTAGACAACCCAACCCTAACCCGATTCTTCGCCATCCACTTCCTACTGCCCTTCCTAATCGCAGGAATCACCCTAGTCCACCTAACCTTCCTGCACGAATCAGGCTCAAACAACCCCCTAGGCATTGTATCAGACTGCGACAAAATCCCATTTCACCCCTACTTCTCCTTCAAAGACATCCTAGGATTTATCCTCATGCTCACCCCCCTAATAGCACTAGCCCTATTCTCCCCAAACCTCCTTGGAGACCCAGAAAACTTTACCCCAGCAAACCCACTAGTAACCCCACCCCACATCAAACCAGAATGATACTTCCTATTCGCTTACGCCATCCTGCGATCAATCCCGAACAAACTAGGAGGTGTCCTAGCACTAGCTGCCTCAGTGCTAATCCTGTTCCTAATCCCCTTCCTCCACAAGTCAAAGCAGCGAACAATGACGTTCCGACCACTCTCCCAACTCCTATTCTGAACCTTAGTTGCCAATCTCCTAGTCCTCACATGAGTGGGAAGCCAACCTGTCGAACACCCATTCATCATCATCGGGCAACTTGCATCGATCACCTACTTCACCATCCTCCTGTTCCTCTTCCCCGCCGTAAGCGCCCTAGAAAATAAAATACTTAACTGCTAAATACTCTAATAGTTTATAAAAAACATTGGTCTTGTAAACCAAAGACTGAAGACTTACCCCTTCTTAGAGTATCCTCACGCCTCAGAAAAAAAGGACTTAAACCTTTATCTCCAGCTCCCAAAGCTGGTATTTTGCAATAAACTATTCTCTGATCCTGACCCCTAAACTGCCCGAATAGCCCCCCGAGATAACCCCCGCACAAGCTCCAACACAACAAACAAAGTTAACAACAGCCCCCAACCTGCAACCAAAAACATCCCAACCCCTCGTGAGTAAAGCATTGCAACCCCACTAAAATCCAGCCGCACAGTAAACATCCCAACACTATCAACAGTAACAACCCCAAACCCCCAAGACCCAACAAACCCCCCTAGCACCAGCCCTGCTAAGACTACCGCTGCAAGCGCCACCGCATACCCAGCTACACGCCAGTCCCCCCAAGCCTCAGGAAAAGGCTCCGCCGCCAAAGCCACAGAATAAACAAACACCACTAACATACCCCCCAAATACACCATGAACAGCACCAGGGCAACAAACGAAACCCCAAGACTCAATAATCAACCACACCCTGCTACAGACGCCAGAACCAAACCAACAACCCCATAATACGGCGAAGGATTCGATGCTACACCCAAAACACCAACTACAAAGCAAACCCCTAGAAAAAATACAAAATAAGTCATTATTCCTACTCGGCTACTATCCGAGGCCTACGGCTTGAAAAGCCGTTATTGTCTTCAACTACAGGAACGGAGCCAAAATAGCCCGATAATGCTCCCGCCACTGCACCTCATGCCTTGCCCCCCCCCCCCCCCCCCCCCGGGGAGTTTCGGGGGGTATTTGGTTATGCATAT encodes:
- the CYTB gene encoding cytochrome b, translating into MAPNIRKSHPLLKMINNSLIDLPAPSNISAWWNFGSLLAVCLATQILTGLLLAMHYTADTSLAFSSVANTCRNVQYGWLIRNLHANGASFFFICIYLHIGRGFYYGSYLYKETWNTGVILLLTLMATAFVGYVLPWGQMSFWGATVITNLFSALPYIGQTLVEWAWGGFSVDNPTLTRFFAIHFLLPFLIAGITLVHLTFLHESGSNNPLGIVSDCDKIPFHPYFSFKDILGFILMLTPLMALALFSPNLLGDPENFTPANPLVTPPHIKPEWYFLFAYAILRSIPNKLGGVLALAASVLILFLIPFLHKSKQRTMTFRPLSQLLFWTLVANLLVLTWVGSQPVEHPFIIIGQLASITYFTILLFLFPAVSALENKMLNC
- the ND4 gene encoding NADH dehydrogenase subunit 4 (TAA stop codon is completed by the addition of 3' A residues to the mRNA); translated protein: MLKIILPTIMLLPTALLSPPKFLWTNTTMYSLLIAALSLQWLIPTYYPHKFLSHWTGIDQISSPLLVLSCWLLPLMIMASQNHLQQEPLSRKRTFISTLIMVQPFILLAFSTTELALFYIAFEATLIPTLILITRWGNQPERLSAGTYLLFYTLVSSLPLLITIMHLYVKIGTLHLPTLELTHPTLSTSWTSILSGLALLMAFMVKAPLYGLHLWLPKAHVEAPIAGSMLLAALLLKLGGYGIMRVTLLMGPLSNLLHYPFLTLALWGALMTSSICLRQTDLKSLIAYSSVSHMGLVIAAGMIQTHWSFSGAMILMISHGLTSSMLFCLANTNYERTHSRILLLTRGLQPLLPLMATWWLLANLTNMALPPTTNLMAELTIMVTLFNWSALTIILTGIATLLTASYTLFMLLITQRGSIPSHITSIQNSTTREHLLMTLHIIPMFLLILKPELISGTPL
- the ND6 gene encoding NADH dehydrogenase subunit 6, which translates into the protein MTYFVFFLGVCFVVGVLGVASNPSPYYGVVGLVLASVAGCGWLLSLGVSFVALVLFMVYLGGMLVVFVYSVALAAEPFPEAWGDWRVAGYAVALAAVVLAGLVLGGFVGSWGFGVVTVDSVGMFTVRLDFSGVAMLYSRGVGMFLVAGWGLLLTLFVVLELVRGLSRGAIRAV
- the ND5 gene encoding NADH dehydrogenase subunit 5 is translated as MNTTLLINSLTLLTLATLLTPIVLPLLFKNFKNTPLTITRTVKAAFLTSLLPATTFIYSGLESITCHWEWKFIMNFKIPLSLKMDQYSMTFLPIALFVTWSILQFAMWYMASEPYVTKFFTYLLTFLIAMLLLTTANNMFLLFIGWEGVGIMSFLLIGWWQGRAEANTAALQAVIYNRIGDIGLILSMAWLASTFNTWEIQQAVHPHQTPILPLMGLILAAAGKSAQFGLHPWLPAAMEGPTPVSALLHSSTMVVAGIFLLIRMHPLLATNQTALTTCLCLGALSTLFAATCALTQNDIKKIIAFSTSSQLGLMMVAIGLNLPQLAFLHISTHAFFKAMLFLCSGSIIHSLNGEQDIRKMGGLQKMLPVTTSCLTIGNLALMGTPFLAGFYSKDLIIESLNTSYLNTWALSLTLLATAFTATYSIRMTLLVQAGQTRIPPMMPVNENNPLITAPLTRLALGSITAGMLITSFITPAKTPPMTMPLVTKTAAILVTILGIILALELSNMTHTLTHPKPNHLMNFSSLLGYFNPLVHRFCSKTLLEKGQNIALHLIDLSWLKKMGPEGLAELQVAASKAATLAHTGLIKTYLGSFALSILVMILTTQTL